A single region of the Palaemon carinicauda isolate YSFRI2023 chromosome 17, ASM3689809v2, whole genome shotgun sequence genome encodes:
- the LOC137656121 gene encoding uncharacterized protein isoform X3: MRSSELVSILLTFAAYAAASDEGDPPKGSHAGEPGLIHFPLASSHGARDVRPSFGFRGRRGYNITRPDGRSLFSDLAEEFPYSYEYNVKDDYEGAHFGHKESGEGSNTNGQYFVRLPDGRVQTVTYYTDKEGFHSDVVYAGDVTPPSGGRYKAPPAVYREREEARPKASPASSAPSTYKSPDEVRPEAPPAIPATPYQGPGLRIPYLPDTTFSKGPRGPAPGKGLVTVPATGPSYVPSIPGLALYASVRPYVRSPPVNYLLGTSGYQSSEVESFDPDSIYTEPSSSEERGDSSEEATRPRGSSAGYAGATSSNRGTAERLTTSGLTLEIINPHTNKTILINLDDLDKPVDPTKLKHKSEAHHDDEGDVPVPGFDISGTLYRNAVDGEDFKGKPKRGSHSQI; this comes from the exons CTTGTCTCTATCTTGCTGACCTTCGCGGCCTATGCCGCAGCATCTGACGAAGGGGATCCGCCGAAGGGCAGTCACGCAGGAGAACCGGGTCTTATTCACTTTCCCCTGGCGTCGTCTCACGGTGCCCGAGACGTCCGTCCGTCTTTTGGCTTTCGGGGAAGAAGAGGTTACAACATAACTAGGCCAGACGGGCGTTCGCTGTTCTCGGATTTGGCG GAAGAATTTCCCTACAGCTACGAATATAACGTCAAGGACGACTATGAAGGAGCACACTTTGGCCATAAAGAATCAGGAGAGGGCAGCAATACGAACGGACAATATTTCGTCCGTCTCCCAGACGGCCGTGTCCAAACTGTGACGTACTACACTGACAAAGAGGGTTTCCACTCTGATGTAGTCTACGCTGGAGATGTTACCCCGCCTTCAGGTGGCAGATATAAGGCCCCTCCTGCAGTTTACAGAGAACGCGAAGAGGCTAGGCCTAAAGCATCTCCCGCGAGCTCGGCACCCTCTACTTATAAATCACCTGATGAAGTTAGGCCTGAGGCTCCTCCCGCCATACCCGCGACTCCTTACCAAGGACCAGGATTAAGGATACCCTACTTGCCTGATACTACATTTTCTAAGGGACCCCGAGGGCCAGCGCCTGGGAAAGGCTTGGTAACCGTGCCAGCAACGGGCCCTTCCTATGTTCCTTCCATTCCAGGTTTAGCTCTCTACGCATCAGTTAGACCGTATGTTAGGTCACCGCCGGTAAATTACCTACTTGGTACCTCTGGATACCAATCATCAGAAGTGGAATCCTTTGATCCTGACAGTATATACACAGAGCCAAGTAGCTCAGAAGAACGTGGAGACTCCTCCGAAGAAGCAACGCGTCCAAGGGGGTCTTCCGCAGGGTATGCAGGAGCTACCAGTTCCAACAGAGGAACAGCAGAACGGCTTACCACATCTGGGTTAACTCTCGAGATAATAAATCCTCATACTAACAAGACTATTCTTATAAACTTGGACGACCTTGATAAACCAGTTGATCCTACGAAACTAAAGCACAAGTCAGAAGCTCACCACGATGATGAAGGGGACGTCCCAGTGCCAGGCTTCGACATTTCCGGAACGCTTTACCGCAACGCTGTTGACGGAGAGGATTTTAAAGGTAAACCAAAGAGAGGTTCACACTCTCAAATATAA
- the LOC137656121 gene encoding uncharacterized protein isoform X2 — MRSSEQLVSILLTFAAYAAASDEGDPPKGSHAGEPGLIHFPLASSHGARDVRPSFGFRGRRGYNITRPDGRSLFSDLAEEFPYSYEYNVKDDYEGAHFGHKESGEGSNTNGQYFVRLPDGRVQTVTYYTDKEGFHSDVVYAGDVTPPSGGRYKAPPAVYREREEARPKASPASSAPSTYKSPDEVRPEAPPAIPATPYQGPGLRIPYLPDTTFSKGPRGPAPGKGLVTVPATGPSYVPSIPGLALYASVRPYVRSPPVNYLLGTSGYQSSEVESFDPDSIYTEPSSSEERGDSSEEATRPRGSSAGYAGATSSNRGTAERLTTSGLTLEIINPHTNKTILINLDDLDKPVDPTKLKHKSEAHHDDEGDVPVPGFDISGTLYRNAVDGEDFKGKPKRGSHSQI, encoded by the exons CAGCTTGTCTCTATCTTGCTGACCTTCGCGGCCTATGCCGCAGCATCTGACGAAGGGGATCCGCCGAAGGGCAGTCACGCAGGAGAACCGGGTCTTATTCACTTTCCCCTGGCGTCGTCTCACGGTGCCCGAGACGTCCGTCCGTCTTTTGGCTTTCGGGGAAGAAGAGGTTACAACATAACTAGGCCAGACGGGCGTTCGCTGTTCTCGGATTTGGCG GAAGAATTTCCCTACAGCTACGAATATAACGTCAAGGACGACTATGAAGGAGCACACTTTGGCCATAAAGAATCAGGAGAGGGCAGCAATACGAACGGACAATATTTCGTCCGTCTCCCAGACGGCCGTGTCCAAACTGTGACGTACTACACTGACAAAGAGGGTTTCCACTCTGATGTAGTCTACGCTGGAGATGTTACCCCGCCTTCAGGTGGCAGATATAAGGCCCCTCCTGCAGTTTACAGAGAACGCGAAGAGGCTAGGCCTAAAGCATCTCCCGCGAGCTCGGCACCCTCTACTTATAAATCACCTGATGAAGTTAGGCCTGAGGCTCCTCCCGCCATACCCGCGACTCCTTACCAAGGACCAGGATTAAGGATACCCTACTTGCCTGATACTACATTTTCTAAGGGACCCCGAGGGCCAGCGCCTGGGAAAGGCTTGGTAACCGTGCCAGCAACGGGCCCTTCCTATGTTCCTTCCATTCCAGGTTTAGCTCTCTACGCATCAGTTAGACCGTATGTTAGGTCACCGCCGGTAAATTACCTACTTGGTACCTCTGGATACCAATCATCAGAAGTGGAATCCTTTGATCCTGACAGTATATACACAGAGCCAAGTAGCTCAGAAGAACGTGGAGACTCCTCCGAAGAAGCAACGCGTCCAAGGGGGTCTTCCGCAGGGTATGCAGGAGCTACCAGTTCCAACAGAGGAACAGCAGAACGGCTTACCACATCTGGGTTAACTCTCGAGATAATAAATCCTCATACTAACAAGACTATTCTTATAAACTTGGACGACCTTGATAAACCAGTTGATCCTACGAAACTAAAGCACAAGTCAGAAGCTCACCACGATGATGAAGGGGACGTCCCAGTGCCAGGCTTCGACATTTCCGGAACGCTTTACCGCAACGCTGTTGACGGAGAGGATTTTAAAGGTAAACCAAAGAGAGGTTCACACTCTCAAATATAA
- the LOC137656121 gene encoding uncharacterized protein isoform X1, protein MLVNELKNGAMVYMEQLVSILLTFAAYAAASDEGDPPKGSHAGEPGLIHFPLASSHGARDVRPSFGFRGRRGYNITRPDGRSLFSDLAEEFPYSYEYNVKDDYEGAHFGHKESGEGSNTNGQYFVRLPDGRVQTVTYYTDKEGFHSDVVYAGDVTPPSGGRYKAPPAVYREREEARPKASPASSAPSTYKSPDEVRPEAPPAIPATPYQGPGLRIPYLPDTTFSKGPRGPAPGKGLVTVPATGPSYVPSIPGLALYASVRPYVRSPPVNYLLGTSGYQSSEVESFDPDSIYTEPSSSEERGDSSEEATRPRGSSAGYAGATSSNRGTAERLTTSGLTLEIINPHTNKTILINLDDLDKPVDPTKLKHKSEAHHDDEGDVPVPGFDISGTLYRNAVDGEDFKGKPKRGSHSQI, encoded by the exons CAGCTTGTCTCTATCTTGCTGACCTTCGCGGCCTATGCCGCAGCATCTGACGAAGGGGATCCGCCGAAGGGCAGTCACGCAGGAGAACCGGGTCTTATTCACTTTCCCCTGGCGTCGTCTCACGGTGCCCGAGACGTCCGTCCGTCTTTTGGCTTTCGGGGAAGAAGAGGTTACAACATAACTAGGCCAGACGGGCGTTCGCTGTTCTCGGATTTGGCG GAAGAATTTCCCTACAGCTACGAATATAACGTCAAGGACGACTATGAAGGAGCACACTTTGGCCATAAAGAATCAGGAGAGGGCAGCAATACGAACGGACAATATTTCGTCCGTCTCCCAGACGGCCGTGTCCAAACTGTGACGTACTACACTGACAAAGAGGGTTTCCACTCTGATGTAGTCTACGCTGGAGATGTTACCCCGCCTTCAGGTGGCAGATATAAGGCCCCTCCTGCAGTTTACAGAGAACGCGAAGAGGCTAGGCCTAAAGCATCTCCCGCGAGCTCGGCACCCTCTACTTATAAATCACCTGATGAAGTTAGGCCTGAGGCTCCTCCCGCCATACCCGCGACTCCTTACCAAGGACCAGGATTAAGGATACCCTACTTGCCTGATACTACATTTTCTAAGGGACCCCGAGGGCCAGCGCCTGGGAAAGGCTTGGTAACCGTGCCAGCAACGGGCCCTTCCTATGTTCCTTCCATTCCAGGTTTAGCTCTCTACGCATCAGTTAGACCGTATGTTAGGTCACCGCCGGTAAATTACCTACTTGGTACCTCTGGATACCAATCATCAGAAGTGGAATCCTTTGATCCTGACAGTATATACACAGAGCCAAGTAGCTCAGAAGAACGTGGAGACTCCTCCGAAGAAGCAACGCGTCCAAGGGGGTCTTCCGCAGGGTATGCAGGAGCTACCAGTTCCAACAGAGGAACAGCAGAACGGCTTACCACATCTGGGTTAACTCTCGAGATAATAAATCCTCATACTAACAAGACTATTCTTATAAACTTGGACGACCTTGATAAACCAGTTGATCCTACGAAACTAAAGCACAAGTCAGAAGCTCACCACGATGATGAAGGGGACGTCCCAGTGCCAGGCTTCGACATTTCCGGAACGCTTTACCGCAACGCTGTTGACGGAGAGGATTTTAAAGGTAAACCAAAGAGAGGTTCACACTCTCAAATATAA